AAATGGAGACGATCTCATGAGACAACGTGACGACATGACCTTTCCCATGGACGAGTACGCCCGCCGCCTCGGCGAACTGCGGACCCGGATGCAGGAACGGCTGCTGGATGCGGTGATCATCACCGACCCCGAAAATCTGATGTATCTGACGGACTACCAGACCACGGGCTACTCGTTCTTCCAGGCGCTGGTGGTGCCCGTCAACGACGAACCGTTCATGATCACCCGGAACATGGAGGAGTCCAACGTCCATGCCCGCACCTGGGTCGAGCTGACCCGCCCCTATCCCGACGGCGGCGATGCGATCCAGATGCTCGTGTCCAGCCTCAAGGAGTTCGGCCTGTCCCACAAGACCCTCGGCTACGAGCGCAACAGCTACTTCTTCTCCGCCTACCAGCAGGACTCACTGCGCACCAGTCTGACCGATGCACGCCTGCTGGATTGCTTCGGTATCGTCGAATGCGGACGGCGCACCAAGTCCCCGGTGGAGATTGACATCATGCGCAAGGCGGCGATTGCCACCGAGGCAGGCATGAAGGCCGGGCTGGCCGCGTGCCGTGCCGGTGTCACAGAAAACGAGATCGCGGCGGAAATCTCCGCGGCCATGTTCAAGGCCGGCGGTGAGGCGCCGGCGGTGATGCCCTACGTGACTTCCGGTCCGCGGACCATGATCGGCCACGCCACCTGGGAAGGCCGGGTGGTGAAGCCGGGCGAGCACGTCTTCATGGAGGTGGGCGGCTGCTACCGCCGCTATCACACTGCCATGATGCGCACCTGCGTGCTCGGTGAACCCACCGAGTACATGCTGCAGGCCCAGGAACGCATGAAGACCGCGCTGGCCCAGGTGAAGGCGCTGATCCGTCCGGGTGTGACCGTCTCCGATGCGGACAACCTGGTGCGCAGCATCATGACCGTGGACGACAAGCACGGGAAGCTGATCACCCGGTCCGGCTACTCCATCGGCATCGCCTTTCCGCCCAGCTGGGACGAAGGCTACATCCTCAGTCTGATGCACGGCGACAAGACGGTACTGCGCGAGGGCATGACCTTCCACATCATCCCCTGGGCCTGGGGTGTGGACGGCGACAAGACCTGCGGTATCTCCGACACGATCTATATCACCAAGGACAGCTGCGAGTCGTTCTTCACCCTGGATCAGGACTTCGTGATCAAACCCGAGGAAGGGAAGCGCAAGATCGACGACACGGTCATCGATCTCGCCACCGCCAAGTCGGAAGGCAAGAAGCACAAGTCGAAAACCGACAAGGGAGACAAAAAGGTGGAGGCCGTATGACGCTCTTTGCCATCAATCCCACGACGGGCAAGGCGTTACCCGGCAGCCCTTCGCTCGATGCCGCCGGACGCGGGGCGGCGATCGAGCGGGCGCAGCAGGCGTATCTGAAATGGCGCAAGACGTCGTTCGCCGAGCGGGCGGCGTTATTGAACCGCGTCGCTGAAATCATGCGCGAGGACGTCGAGGCGCTGGCCAAACCCATGGTCGAGGAGATGGGGAAACCC
The Halothiobacillus diazotrophicus DNA segment above includes these coding regions:
- the doeA gene encoding ectoine hydrolase, giving the protein MRQRDDMTFPMDEYARRLGELRTRMQERLLDAVIITDPENLMYLTDYQTTGYSFFQALVVPVNDEPFMITRNMEESNVHARTWVELTRPYPDGGDAIQMLVSSLKEFGLSHKTLGYERNSYFFSAYQQDSLRTSLTDARLLDCFGIVECGRRTKSPVEIDIMRKAAIATEAGMKAGLAACRAGVTENEIAAEISAAMFKAGGEAPAVMPYVTSGPRTMIGHATWEGRVVKPGEHVFMEVGGCYRRYHTAMMRTCVLGEPTEYMLQAQERMKTALAQVKALIRPGVTVSDADNLVRSIMTVDDKHGKLITRSGYSIGIAFPPSWDEGYILSLMHGDKTVLREGMTFHIIPWAWGVDGDKTCGISDTIYITKDSCESFFTLDQDFVIKPEEGKRKIDDTVIDLATAKSEGKKHKSKTDKGDKKVEAV